The DNA sequence ACCTGCGCCTGGCCGTGGCCACGAGGGAGTACACCAAGCGGCGTCAGGACTTCCTGTGGGTTCCTGACGATGAATCGGGGAGGGGCACCGCTTACTCTCACCTGAGATTCGAGGGGGAGATGCCATGAGCGAACTCACCCAGGCCGTTGCCCGCCGCATCATCGACACGGTGGGGGCCCACGGCGTCCCGCCCGAATACGGCTTCCAGTTCTTCAGCGTGGGCTTTGAGCCGTACCTGGCAATAATCGAGGACGAATACCTCTCTTCGTTTATCCCCCAAGGGGGCTCGGCCTTCAAGTTGGTCATCGGTATGTATGGTGGGGGAAAAACGCACCTCTTGTACTCAATCCGTGATGTTGCCTGGAAGCATAACTTCGTGGTTTCCTACGTCACCCTGAGCCCGGGCGAGAGCCCCTTTCACCGCCTGGATCTGGTTTATGGTGCCATAGCTCGCGGCATACTCCCGCCGCTAACCCCCGAGGAGCTCCTCAGCGGATTCGAGTATGGCATGGCGAGCTTTCTGCGCGGTTGGTACGCCATGAAGTTCCAGGAATGCCGCAGTAAAGGCTTGAGCGGTGAAGCTTTGTACTCGGAACTGGAGGCGGACGTGGAACGCCTCAGCGGGGTGGAAAGTTTGAGTTTCCTCAGGGCGATAAAGGCATCTCTCCGTGCGCTTGCCCAGAGGCGCGAGGACGACTTCGAGAACATATGTCAATGGTTGACTGGTGAGTCCTATGACCGTAAGACACACTCACGGCACGGCATTCTCCAGCGGATCGACAGGAGCACAGCGTTCACCATGATCCGCTCTCTCGTCCAGTGTCTCAGGCAAATGGGGTACAACGGTCTTGTTGTGTTGCTCGACGAAGCAGAACGAGTGCCCAGCCTTTCGACGCGACAGCGAGACCAGCACCTCAGCAATCTGAGGGAGGTCATCGACGCCTGCGGTCACACGTCTTTTCAGGGAGCCATGATTTTTTATGCGGTGCCAGATGACAATTTCCTAGAGGGACGGACCCAGATATACGAGGCTCTCAAACAGAGGCTTGACACTGTTTTCGGTGGGCTGAATCCAGCGGGAGTACGGATTAACTTGGAGAGCGTTGTTTCCGACCCAGTGGAGTTCCTGGTGTCCATCGGCCAGAAGCTGGCTGAAGTATACCGGGTTGCCTATGGGTGCCAGTTCCGCGACGAGCATTTGGCTGCCACCATCACCAATGTCGCCGGCTTCGCAGCTGATCAGCGTTATGCAGACGAGGGCTATAAGCGGTTGTTTGTGAAGACTATTGTGAGAGCTCTCCATCATCTTAGGCAAAAGGGTGTTCCGCCTTCCGTCGACGACTTGAGGTAGCGTGTTATGGTGGGGCGCCTGGTATCCCACAGAAGATTCGGGCGGGGGAGGGTGCTTCGGACCCGGCACAGGGGTTTTGAGTCACTGGTTGAGTTCGCAGATGGGCGCAAGCGCTGGGTCAGAGTGGACGAGCTGAGTGATGTGCCACCGTTGATGTTACCTGCACGGGTCAGCGCATCCCCCCGCGAGCCCGACGACGAATCCTTCAGACACCGCAGGATGATTGAGGCCTTTCGCCTCGGAGTGGTGCCATACGACCTGGTAGATGAGTTCACGTTCGGAAGGGATAGTGAGACACGGGTGCTGAGGGACTGGCTCGGCGACGGCCAACACCAAGTCTGTTTCCTGGTGGGAGCCTATGGCGTAGGGAAAAGCCATCTAGTCCAATATGTGCGCGGACGGGCCTTGCGGGAAGGGTTTGCCGTCGCTGCTGTGGACATGGATCCCTCGGAGACGCCGTTTCACAAACCCAAGCGCGTGTACGCGAGCTTGATTCAGAGCTTTCGTTATCCCCGGCATGGGGAGCAGCAGCCTGGCGGCTTTCGCGAGTTCCTCCGCGAAGTCCTGTCAAGAGGTGGTCTTCTCGACCATGAGTACTTCCAGCACCTGGCCCGCTCCGCCGACGAGTGCCTGTGGGAGTGGATTGAGGCCAGGGAAAGTACGCCGCGGCCGGTTGCGGACGTCAACTACCGGCAGCTCCCATCTCTATATGACTTTACCACTGCCGCGAACATATACTGCTATCTGTTAAGTGCTCTTGGCTGGGCGGCCCTGCAGGTAATGGATCTGAAGGGACTGCTGCTGCTTATCGATGAGGCGGAGGCGGCAACACAGGTCGGCTATGGGTACCAGTCTAAGGGCCTCAACTTCCTGCAGGCCCTGATGCGTACCGCTGCCAACGACCCGAAAATGGCGGGGCCCCCGCTCCGCTCGGGGTTTGATTATTGCAGCATGGGTTACGCTTCCGAAATCCCCTTCCTGTACCGTGATCCGAGCGGGTTGAAGGTCGTGTGTGCATTCACGCCGGTGTGGCTCCTCGACTACCTCTCTAAGTCTGCAACGCCATTAAGGCTTGACCTCGAGCCGCTCGGCGAGCAGGCACTTAAGGGTTTGTTCGAGGAGATCTGCCTCATCTATGACAGCGCTTATGGATTCCTGGAGAAGGACCCAATCGTTGACTTAATTTACCGCCGGGTCAAGGACCGTGGAGGTCGTACCAGGATGTTCGTGAA is a window from the Bacillota bacterium genome containing:
- a CDS encoding BREX system ATP-binding domain-containing protein; translated protein: MSELTQAVARRIIDTVGAHGVPPEYGFQFFSVGFEPYLAIIEDEYLSSFIPQGGSAFKLVIGMYGGGKTHLLYSIRDVAWKHNFVVSYVTLSPGESPFHRLDLVYGAIARGILPPLTPEELLSGFEYGMASFLRGWYAMKFQECRSKGLSGEALYSELEADVERLSGVESLSFLRAIKASLRALAQRREDDFENICQWLTGESYDRKTHSRHGILQRIDRSTAFTMIRSLVQCLRQMGYNGLVVLLDEAERVPSLSTRQRDQHLSNLREVIDACGHTSFQGAMIFYAVPDDNFLEGRTQIYEALKQRLDTVFGGLNPAGVRINLESVVSDPVEFLVSIGQKLAEVYRVAYGCQFRDEHLAATITNVAGFAADQRYADEGYKRLFVKTIVRALHHLRQKGVPPSVDDLR
- a CDS encoding BREX system ATP-binding domain-containing protein, with amino-acid sequence MLRTRHRGFESLVEFADGRKRWVRVDELSDVPPLMLPARVSASPREPDDESFRHRRMIEAFRLGVVPYDLVDEFTFGRDSETRVLRDWLGDGQHQVCFLVGAYGVGKSHLVQYVRGRALREGFAVAAVDMDPSETPFHKPKRVYASLIQSFRYPRHGEQQPGGFREFLREVLSRGGLLDHEYFQHLARSADECLWEWIEARESTPRPVADVNYRQLPSLYDFTTAANIYCYLLSALGWAALQVMDLKGLLLLIDEAEAATQVGYGYQSKGLNFLQALMRTAANDPKMAGPPLRSGFDYCSMGYASEIPFLYRDPSGLKVVCAFTPVWLLDYLSKSATPLRLDLEPLGEQALKGLFEEICLIYDSAYGFLEKDPIVDLIYRRVKDRGGRTRMFVKAAVEALDLMRFGQRRPVAEVLA